One segment of Solanum stenotomum isolate F172 chromosome 1, ASM1918654v1, whole genome shotgun sequence DNA contains the following:
- the LOC125852423 gene encoding (+)-neomenthol dehydrogenase-like isoform X3, translating into MAEKITNVKSTRYAVVSGGNKGLGYETCKQLASKGVIVVLTSRDEKRGIEAIERLKKESNFTNDQVLFHQLDILDPTSISSLVDFINSKFGRLDILINNAGVGGLMVEGDVLVLKEIIEGDFLTISTENGEDGGTMKSYPEIVTNYELTKQCVETNYYGAKRMIEAFAPLLQLSNSPRIVNVASFLGKLKLLRNEWAKKVLSDEKSLTEEKVEQVLNEFLKDFTENSIESKGWPTYFSAYKVSKAALVAYTRILATKYPNFRVNSVCPGYCKTDVNANTGNLTAEEGAESFVKLALLPNDGPSGLFFYRQEVTFF; encoded by the exons ATGGCAGAAAAAATCACCAACGTCAAGAGCacaag GTATGCAGTGGTGAGTGGGGGAAATAAAGGACTAGGATATGAAACATGCAAGCAATTAGCAAGCAAAGGTGTAATTGTAGTGTTGACATCAAGAGATGAAAAAAGAGGCATTGAAGCTATTGAAAGGCTCAAAAAGGAGTCAAACTTTACTAATGATCAAGTTTTGTTTCATCAACTTGATATTTTGGATCCAACTAGTATTTCTTCtcttgtggatttcatcaactCAAAATTTGGAAGGCTTGATATTCTG ATTAACAACGCAGGAGTTGGTGGATTAATGGTAGAAGGAGATGTGCTTGTACTAAAAGAGATAATAGAAGGAGATTTCTTAACCATTTCCACTGAAAATGGa GAAGATGGAGGCACAATGAAATCATATCCTGAAATTGTAACAAATTATGAGTTGACAAAACAATGTGTGGAGACAAACTACTATGGTGCAAAAAGAATGATTGAAGCATTTGCTCCTCTCCTTCAACTCTCTAATTCCCCAAGGATTGTTAATGTTGCTTCTTTCTTAGGGAAGTTAAAG TTATTGCGCAACGAATGGGCTAAAAAAGTGCTAAGTGATGAAAAAAGCCTAACAGAAGAAAAGGTGGAGCAAGTGTTGAATGAATTTCTCAAAGATTTTACAGAAAATTCAATTGAATCCAAAGGATGGCCAACTTACTTTTCAGCTTACAAAGTTTCAAAAGCAGCCTTGGTTGCCTATACAAGAATTTTAGCTACTAAATATCCGAATTTTCGCGTTAATTCGGTGTGTCCTGGCTATTGCAAAACAGACGTAAACGCTAATACTGGGAATTTAACTGCTGAAGAAGGTGCAGAAAGCTTTGTGAAACTTGCTTTGTTGCCAAATGATGGACCTTCTGGCCTCTTCTTTTACAGACAAGAGGTCACTTTTTTTTGA